Proteins encoded together in one Coffea arabica cultivar ET-39 chromosome 2c, Coffea Arabica ET-39 HiFi, whole genome shotgun sequence window:
- the LOC113727976 gene encoding subtilisin-like protease SBT1.1 — MDFRNSLLFLALAAATMFTSVVPAVYVVHMDKARMNSLDDSLGASKRWYETVIDSITEISCSIDEEEVKEQETLAPQLLYVYETAITGFAAQLSKKQLESLKKMDGFLAATPDELLSLHTTHSTQFLGLRSGRGLWSAPSLASDVIIGVVDTGIWPEHISFHNSGMSPVPSGWKGVCEAGTKFSSSNCNKKLIGARVFSKAYEALVGRINETVDYRSPRDSEGHGTHTASTAAGNIVKNANFFGLAKGSASGMRYTSRIAAYKACYPLGCASSDILAAIDQAVSDGVDILSLSLGGSPRPYYADNMAIAAFGAIANGVFVSSSAGNAGPRSSTVGNTAPWMMTVAANYMDRSFPSGVKLGDGQVFMGASLYYGKATKQLPLVYGETAGAQGAQFCINGSLSPKLVRGKIVVCDRGINSRVEKGEQVKMAGGAGMIIVNTETGREERFADPHILPATMLGAQAAISIKRYMNSTRKATASIEFYGTAYGNPAPVMAAFSSRGPSAVGPDIIKPDVTAPGVDILAAWPPNISPTRLKSDKRSVKFNFISGTSMSCPHVSGIAALLKSVHKDWSPAAIKSALMTTACTLDTGMAPISDAASGSSKFATPFAFGSGHVDPERAADPGLVYDISTLDYLNYLCSLNYNSSQVALFSRNNFTCPDEAAILQPGDLNYPSFAVLFRNNSESITATYKRTVTNVGIPVTVYAARVMQPNGVSVIVEPNVLHFQGIGQKLSYKVSVTTLEGRNLSDSYSFGSVVWISEKHTVTSPIAVTWQ, encoded by the coding sequence ATGGATTTCAGGAACAGCTTGCTCTTTCTGGCTTTAGCAGCTGCAACAATGTTTACTTCAGTGGTACCTGCTGTTTATGTGGTTCACATGGATAAGGCTAGAATGAATTCCTTGGATGATTCTCTTGGAGCTTCCAAAAGATGGTACGAAACTGTCATAGACTCTATTACGGAAATCTCATGTTCAATAGATGAGGAAGAAGtaaaagaacaagaaacttTAGCTCCTCAGCTTCTATACGTTTATGAAACTGCCATCACAGGCTTTGCTGCCCAACTCTCCAAAAAAcaacttgaatcactcaaaaaAATGGATGGATTTCTTGCTGCCACCCCGGATGAATTGCTGAGCCTCCATACAACTCATTCCACTCAGTTTCTTGGCCTCAGAAGTGGCAGAGGACTTTGGAGCGCTCCAAGTTTGGCTTCTGATGTAATTATCGGTGTTGTTGATACTGGAATATGGCCTGAGCATATAAGTTTCCACAACTCTGGCATGTCACCAGTTCCCTCTGGGTGGAAAGGCGTATGTGAAGCAGGTACaaagttttcttcttcaaattgtaACAAGAAGCTAATAGGCGCAAGAGTTTTCTCTAAAGCATATGAAGCTTTAGTAGGAAGAATTAATGAAACAGTTGATTATAGATCACCTCGTGACTCGGAAGGGCATGGAACGCACACAGCTTCAACTGCAGCTGGTAACATTGTAAAGAATGCCAACTTCTTTGGTTTGGCTAAGGGTTCAGCTAGTGGCATGAGGTACACGTCTAGGATTGCTGCTTACAAAGCTTGCTATCCCCTAGGTTGTGCAAGCTCTGATATACTAGCAGCCATTGACCAAGCAGTCAGCGATGGCGTTGACATTTTATCATTATCTTTGGGTGGTTCTCCAAGGCCATATTACGCTGACAATATGGCTATCGCTGCATTTGGTGCAATTGCAAATGGAGTCTTTGTTTCCAGCTCAGCAGGCAATGCAGGCCCTAGAAGCTCAACTGTTGGCAACACTGCACCATGGATGATGACCGTTGCTGCAAACTACATGGATCGCAGCTTTCCAAGTGGTGTAAAACTTGGAGATGGACAAGTTTTTATGGGGGCATCATTGTACTATGGCAAGGCTACTAAGCAATTGCCACTTGTATATGGTGAAACTGCTGGTGCCCAGGGAGCTCAGTTTTGCATTAATGGCTCGCTGTCCCCAAAGTTGGTCAGGGGGAAGATTGTTGTTTGTGACAGAGGAATAAATTCAAGAGTTgaaaagggagagcaagtgAAGATGGCTGGTGGTGCCGGAATGATAATAGTAAACACAGAAACTGGACGCGAAGAACGGTTTGCTGATCCACACATCCTGCCAGCCACAATGCTGGGAGCTCAAGCTGCCATTTCTATCAAAAGATACATGAATTCGACAAGAAAGGCAACAGCATCGATTGAATTTTACGGAACAGCGTATGGCAATCCTGCACCAGTTATGGCAGCATTTTCTTCCAGAGGACCTAGCGCAGTTGGACCCGACATCATTAAGCCTGATGTTACTGCACCTGGTGTGGACATATTAGCAGCATGGCCACCTAATATTAGTCCAACAAGGCTAAAGAGCGACAAAAGAAGTGTCAAATTTAACTTCATTTCTGGTACTTCAATGTCCTGTCCTCATGTTAGTGGCATAGCTGCGCTTCTAAAATCTGTCCACAAGGATTGGTCACCAGCAGCGATTAAGTCTGCTTTGATGACAACTGCTTGTACCCTTGACACTGGAATGGCTCCAATATCAGATGCTGCTTCTGGAAGCTCCAAATTTGCAACTCCTTTTGCATTTGGTTCAGGTCACGTTGATCCTGAGAGGGCAGCTGATCCGGGGCTTGTATATGACATTTCCACCCTGGATTACCTGAATTACTTGTGCAGCCTGAACTACAACTCTTCCCAAGTGGCTCTATTCTCAAGAAACAATTTCACTTGTCCTGATGAAGCAGCGATACTTCAGCCTGGTGATTTGAACTACCCTTCATTTGCGGTGCTCTTCAGAAATAATTCAGAGAGTATTACAGCTACATATAAAAGAACTGTGACAAATGTTGGCATCCCAGTTACTGTCTATGCTGCACGGGTCATGCAACCTAACGGGGTATCAGTAATCGTCGAGCCTAATGTTCTTCACTTTCAGGGCATTGGGCAGAAACTGAGTTATAAAGTGAGTGTCACCACATTGGAGGGTCGAAATTTGTCAGATAGTTACTCATTTGGATCTGTTGTATGGATATCAGAGAAACATACTGTTACTAGTCCAATTGCTGTCACCTGGCAGTAA
- the LOC113727975 gene encoding subtilisin-like protease SBT4.14 translates to MIGYHTYICSSPIRHLLLFLIALTALQAANGDVKKDFYIVFMTDHSILDKEETAVQQTHVDLLASLKGSEADARGSLVHSYTKSFNAFAAKLSEDEVGKLSSLDGVGSVIPNRYHKLHTTKSWEFIGLPPTAKRNLQVESNIIVGVLDTGITPESQSFKDHGLGPPPAKWKGTCNHFANFSGCNNKLIGARYFKLDDFPDPDDILSPVDVDGHGTHTSSTLAGSLVPNANVYGLAKGTARGAVPSARVAMYKVCWASTGCSDMDILAAFDAAIADGVDIISISIGGLSGNYTTDSISMGSFYAMRKGILTVASAGNEGPNIASVTNHAPWVFTVAASGIDRGFRSKIALGNGQTVSGIGVNTFEPTQKSYPLTSGMDVAKDSKRRNLSSLCIEESMDPKKVKGKIVFCKLAVWGVDSVVKALGGIGTIVESDLFLDTAQIFMAPATMVNSSKGKSITDYIHSTRSPSAVIYRSQELKIQAPFAASFSSRGPNPGSQRLLKPDISAPGIDILASYTRLRSLTGLKGDTQYSDFTFMSGTSMSCPHVSGAAAYVKSFHPNWSPAAIKSAIMTTATPMSSKTDRDAEFAHGAGQVNPVKALSPGLVYDMDDFSYIQFLCHEGYNDSSLANLAGQQQINCSKLLPATGEDAINYPTMQLSLKSNQEPTTGIFRRVVTNVGPSQSVYNATIKAPKGVVITVKPTSLSFSRVSQKRSFKVVVKANPMSSKVLMVSGSLTWRSPGHTVRSPIVIFNPSLRL, encoded by the exons ATGATAGGGTACCATACTTACATCTGTTCATCCCCTATTCGTCATCTTCTGCTTTTCCTGATTGCACTGACAGCTCTTCAAGCTGCAAATGGAGACGTCAAGAAG GACTTCTATATCGTTTTCATGACGGATCATTCGATATTGGATAAAGAAGAAACTGCAGTTCAGCAGACACATGTTGATCTTCTCGCATCCCTTAAAGGAAG TGAAGCTGATGCTAGAGGGTCCCTGGTTCATAGTTATACGAAAAGCTTCAACGCGTTTGCAGCAAAGCTGTCTGAAGATGAAGTTGGCAAGTTATCAA GTCTGGATGGAGTTGGTTCAGTGATTCCAAATAGATATCACAAGCTGCATACTACCAAATCATGGGAATTTATTGGACTGCCTCCAACagcaaaaagaaatttgcaagtcGAGAGCAACATCATTGTTGGTGTACTAGATACAG GAATTACTCCAGAGTCACAGAGCTTTAAGGATCACGGTCTAGGACCCCCACCAGCCAAATGGAAAGGGACTTGtaatcattttgcaaatttttcaGGATGCAACAA CAAGCTTATAGGAGCAAGATACTTCAAGTTGGACGATTTTCCAGACCCGGACGACATTTTATCACCAGTAGATGTTGATGGCCATGGAACTCATACATCATCCACCTTAGCAGGCAGTCTAGTTCCTAATGCAAATGTGTACGGCCTTGCTAAAGGAACCGCGCGCGGGGCAGTCCCATCTGCTCGAGTGGCAATGTACAAAGTCTGTTGGGCGAGTACAGGTTGTTCAGACATGGATATTTTAGCTGCATTTGATGCAGCCATAGCTGATGGCGTGGACATTATATCTATCTCGATTGGCGGTTTATCGGGCAATTATACAACTGATTCTATATCAATGGGATCATTTTATGCGATGAGGAAAGGGATCTTGACCGTGGCTTCTGCTGGAAATGAAGGGCCTAACATTGCTAGTGTCACAAACCATGCTCCATGGGTTTTTACTGTGGCTGCTAGTGGCATTGATCGAGGCTTCAGGAGCAAAATTGCACTTGGAAATGGACAGACAGTCTCA GGAATTGGAGTCAATACCTTTGAACCAACGCAGAAGTCCTATCCCCTTACCAGTGGGATGGATGTAGCAAAAGATTCTAAGAGAAGGAACCTCTCAAG CCTATGTATTGAAGAATCAATGGACCCTAAGAAGGTAAAGGGAAAGATTGTGTTTTGCAAGCTTGCTGTGTGGGGTGTTGATTCTGTTGTCAAAGCTCTTGGAGGTATAGGCACCATTGTTGAAAGCGATCTATTTCTGGAcactgcccaaattttcatgGCTCCAGCGACCATGGTGAACTCAAGCAAGGGTAAAAGCATTACTGATTATATCCACTCAACAAG ATCGCCAAGTGCAGTGATTTACAGATCCCaggaactcaagattcaagcaccATTTGCTGCTTCATTTTCATCCAGAGGTCCAAATCCTGGAAGCCAACGTCTTCTCAAG CCTGATATTTCAGCTCCCGGGATTGACATTTTGGCATCATACACTCGTCTGAGATCCCTCACTGGATTAAAAGGAGACACCCAATACTCGGATTTCACATTCATGTCTGGAACTTCCATGTCATGTCCACATGTCAGTGGGGCGGCAGCATATGTGAAATCATTCCATCCGAATTGGTCCCCAGCTGCGATCAAGTCTGCCATCATGACCACTG CTACCCCTATGAGCTCCAAAACGGACAGAGATGCTGAATTTGCCCATGGTGCTGGTCAAGTGAATCCAGTGAAAGCTCTGAGCCCCGGACTGGTTTACGACATGGACGATTTCTCATACATTCAGTTCCTCTGTCATGAAGGCTACAATGATTCGTCCTTGGCTAATTTAGCTGGCCAACAACAAATAAATTGTTCCAAATTGCTTCCTGCAACTGGAGAAGATGCTATCAACTATCCAACAATGCAGCTCAGTTTGAAAAGCAATCAAGAGCCAACTACAGGGATTTTCAGAAGGGTAGTCACCAATGTCGGTCCTTCTCAGTCGGTGTACAATGCCACCATTAAAGCACCAAAAGGAGTGGTGATTACGGTGAAACCGACAAGTCTGTCTTTCTCCCGTGTATCACAAAAGAGAAGCTTTAAAGTTGTGGTGAAGGCAAACCCCATGTCAAGTAAGGTGCTAATGGTATCAGGTTCACTCACATGGAGAAGCCCCGGTCATACCGTGAGGAGTCCAATTGTCATCTTTAATCCATCGCTGAGACTTTAA
- the LOC113727977 gene encoding phospholipase D gamma 1-like, protein MDNYNSQSPYPYGSYGYPSMPPSSNQPYPPSSSVQYPPPASGQYPHPPYPHYPPSGTGYAIPHTYGYPPASSAPSVPPSGAPHPRPFEYGYLSPSHSGHLSYPYQGYPVYSNPSPQHQSHPSHVNEVPILERRESSLSAAGSSAHYDHGGHNVSSYPPVYPPIDDLLASVHLSNNKPSAASQPLNNHSAPASPPAPATHLDPGVPQKYHSGPLPVTTKYNDQGTIYGVPNHSFSGGRIETPPYPSSPSPNIHVSIPQSPNLQLVPVPSPKGSLKVLLLHGNLDIWIYEAKNLPNMDMFHKTIGDMFNRLPGNMNTKIEGHMNHKITSDPYVSIAVAGATVGRTYVISNSENPVWMQHFNVPVAHYAAEVHFVVKDNDVVGSQLIGTVTIPVEHIYGGGKVEGRFPILGNNGKPCKAGAVLSVSIQYTPIEKLSIYHYGVGAGPEYSGVPGTYFPLRKGGTVTLYQDAHVPDGYLPNLKLENGMQYAHGKCWHDIFDAIRQARRLIYITGWSVWHKVRLVRDESSLAGYTLGELLKSKSQEGVRVLLLVWDDPTSRSILGYKTDGVMQTHDEETRRFFKHSSVQVLLCPRVAGKRHSWYKQREVGVIYTHHQKSVIVDADAGNNRRRIISFIGGLDICDGRYDTPQHPIFRTLQTTHVDDYHNPTFAGSVAGCPREAWHDMHCKIDGPAAYDVLTNFEERWMKASKPQGIKKLKVSYDDSLLRLERLPDILGASDTPCIVDNNPESWHVQVFRSIDSNSVKRFPKDPKEATLKNLVCGKNVLIDMSIHTAYVKAIRAAQHFIYIENQYFIGSSYNWGQHRDLGANNLIPMEIALKIANKIRAHERFAAYIVIPMWPEGNPTGAATQRILFWQHKTMQMMYETIYKALVEVGLEDAFSPQDFLNFYCLGNREVLDTSDASSTESHGPANTPQALSRKSRRFMIYVHSKGMIVDDEYIIIGSANINQRSMEGMRDTEIAMGAYQPHHTWARNRSSPHGQIYGYRMSLWAEHLGVIEDCFTQPESVECVRRVKTMGEANWNQYAAPEVTEMRAHLLKYPVEVDRTGKVRALPGHESFPDVGGNIVGSFLAIQENLTI, encoded by the exons ATGGATAATTACAATTCTCAATCTCCATATCCCTATGGGAGTTATGGGTATCCTTCTATGCCACCATCTTCAAATCAACCATACCCTCCTTCCAGCTCTGTTCAATATCCACCTCCAGCTTCTGGACAGTATCCACATCCTCCATACCCTCATTATCCTCCATCAGGCACCGGATATGCCATCCCTCATACTTATGGATATCCCCCAGCATCATCGGCACCAAGTGTACCTCCTTCTGGAGCACCACATCCACGCCCTTTTGAATATGGATACCTCTCCCCATCACATTCTGGCCATCTTTCATATCCATACCAGGGATATCCGGTTTATTCCAATCCATCTCCTCAACATCAGAGTCATCCATCTCACGTTAATGAGGTGCCCATACTCGAACGCCGAGAGAGTTCACTATCTGCGGCTGGATCATCAGCACATTATGATCATGGAGGTCACAATGTTAGTTCCTATCCCCCAGTTTATCCTCCTATTGATGACCTGTTAGCCAGTGTGCACCTGTCAAACAATAAACCATCTGCTGCATCTCAACCTCTAAACAACCATTCTGCCCCTGCATCTCCTCCTGCTCCTGCCACACATTTGGACCCTGGTGTCCCTCAGAAATATCATTCAGGGCCACTACCAGTTACTACAAAGTATAATGATCAAGGGACGATATATGGTGTCCCAAATCACTCCTTTTCTGGTGGTCGGATTGAGACTCCTCCTTATCCTTCTTCACCCAGCCCTAACATCCATGTTAGTATACCTCAGAGCCCAAATCTGCAGCTTGTGCCAGTTCCATCTCCTAAAGGATCGTTAAAAGTGCTGCTTTTGCATGGAAATTTGGATATATGGATCTATGAAGCAAAAAATCTTCCAAATATGGACATGTTCCACAAAACAATAGGGGATATGTTTAACAGATTACCTGGCAATATGAACACCAAGATTGAAGGGCACATGAACCATAAGATAACAAGCGATCCCTATGTCTCTATTGCAGTAGCTGGTGCTACAGTTGGAAGGACATATGTAATCAGCAATAGCGAAAATCCTGTGTGGATGCAACATTTCAATGTACCAGTTGCTCATTATGCTGCTGAAGTTCACTTTGTGGTGAAGGATAATGATGTAGTGGGATCTCAGCTTATTGGAACTGTCACAATTCCAGTGGAGCATATATATGGAGGAGGGAAAGTTGAAGGGCGTTTTCCAATCCTTGGTAACAATGGAAAGCCCTGCAAGGCTGGAGCTGTTTTGAGTGTTTCAATCCAATATACCCCAATAGAGAAATTGAGCATTTATCATTATGGAGTCGGAGCAGGTCCAGAGTATAGCGGTGTTCCTGGTACATACTTTCCGCTTAGAAAGGGAGGGACCGTTACTCTTTATCAAGATGCTCATGTGCCTGATGGATACCTTCCAAATCTGAAGCTAGAGAATGGTATGCAATATGCCCATGGAAAGTGCTGGCATGACATATTTGATGCAATTCGGCAAGCCCGTAGACTGATATACATTACCGGATGGTCAGTATGGCACAAGGTTAGACTGGTTAGAGATGAAAGTTCTCTCGCTGGGTACACCTTGGGGGAGCTGCTGAAGTCAAAGTCACAGGAAGGAGTGAGAGTTCTGCTTCTTGTATGGGACGACCCTACATCAAGAAGCATCCTCGGTTACAAAACT GATGGAGTCATGCAAACTCACGATGAAGAAACTCGCCGTTTCTTTAAACACTCTTCTGTGCAAGTTCTACTTTGCCCACGTGTGGCTGGAAAACGTCACAGCTGGTACAAACAGAGG GAAGTTGGAGTAATCTACACGCACCATCAGAAGTCTGTGATAGTAGATGCTGATGCTGGTAACAATAGAAGAAGAATCATTTCTTTCATTGGAGGACTTGACATATGTGATGGGCGATACGATACTCCACAGCATCCCATATTCAGAACTCTGCAAACAACTCATGTGGATGACTATCATAATCCTACTTTTGCG GGAAGTGTGGCTGGTTGTCCTAGAGAAGCATGGCATGACATGCACTGCAAAATTGATGGTCCGGCAGCATATGATGTTCTTACAAACTTTGAAGAGCGCTGGATGAAGGCGTCAAAGCCACAGGGCATTAAGAAGTTGAAAGTATCATATGACGATTCTTTGCTTCGCTTGGAAAGGCTGCCAGACATACTGGGGGCATCTGATACCCCCTGCATTGTTGACAATAATCCTGAATCTTGGCACGTTCAG GTTTTTCGatcaattgattcaaattctgtAAAACGCTTTCCAAAGGATCCTAAAGAAGCTACACTGAAG AACTTGGTTTGTGGGAAGAATGTACTTATTGATATGAGCATACATACAGCATATGTAAAGGCCATTCGTGCTGCCcaacatttcatttacatcgaaAATCAGTATTTCATTGGCTCCTCGTACAATTGGGGTCAACATAGGGACCTTG GTGCAAACAATTTGATTCCAATGGAAATCGCCCTTAAAATTGCCAACAAGATCAGGGCACATGAGAGGTTTGCTGCATATATTGTCATCCCAATGTGGCCAGAGGGCAATCCAACTGGTGCTGCTACACAAAGGATTCTATTTTGGCAG CATAAAACAATGCAAATGATGTATGAGACGATCTACAAGGCGTTAGTGGAAGTTGGGCTGGAGGATGCCTTCTCGCCACAagattttttaaacttttattgCCTTGGAAATCGAGAGGTTCTTGACACGAGTGATGCGTCAAGCACTGAAAGTCATGGTCCAGCAAACACTCCTCAG GCACTAAGTCGTAAAAGCCGAAGATTCATGATTTATGTGCATTCGAAAGGTATGATAGTGGATGATGAATATATTATTATAGGGTCTGCAAACATTAATCAGCGGTCCATGGAGGGCATGAGAGACACGGAGATTGCAATGGGTGCCTATCAGCCTCACCATACGTGGGCAAGAAATCGGTCGAGTCCACATGGACAG ATTTATGGGTATAGAATGTCTCTGTGGGCTGAACATCTTGGAGTTATTGAGGATTGCTTTACTCAACCGGAGTCTGTAGAATGTGTCCGACGGGTTAAAACGATGGGCGAAGCAAATTGGAACCAATATGCTGCTCCAGAGGTAACAGAAATGAGGGCGCACCTGCTGAAGTACCCTGTGGAAGTAGACCGGACAGGCAAGGTGAGGGCGCTTCCAGGACATGAAAGTTTCCCAGATGTCGGAGGCAACATTGTGGGATCATTTCTTGCCATTCAAGAAAATCTTACCATCTAA